A genomic region of Phoenix dactylifera cultivar Barhee BC4 unplaced genomic scaffold, palm_55x_up_171113_PBpolish2nd_filt_p 000526F, whole genome shotgun sequence contains the following coding sequences:
- the LOC103716244 gene encoding probable E3 ubiquitin-protein ligase ARI8, with protein sequence MDSDEDMHDANGSESLEDDFYSEDMGMESDDEDADYDFGNEETNDDAEDITFHRQQNYTILSESDIHQRQEDDISRLSTVLSISRFAACILLRHYKWSVSMVHEEWFADEHDVRQVVGLLENPVEIPNVRELTCGICFETYPRNIMSAAACGHPFCGACWRGYIGTSVSDGPGCLMLRCPDPSCGAAIGQDMVNKLATEEDKKKYARYLLRSYIEDNRKTKWCPAPGCEFAVDFVFGSGSNDVCCKCSYSFCWHCTEETHRPVDCGTVAKWILKNSAESENMNWILANSKPCPKCKRPIEKNQGCMHMTCTPPCKFEFCWLCLGAWSEHGERTGGFYACNRYEVAKQEGLYDESERRREMAKNSLERYTHYYERWATNQSSRQKALADLHSMQTEKLEKLSEKQSQPGSQLKFIIEAWSQIVECRRVLKWTYAYGYYLPEHEHAKRQFFEYLQGEAESGLERLHQCAEKELQIYLEADSPMKEFSDFRTKLAGLTSVTRNYFENLVRALETGLKDVDSTNSQAACSQSSNSKSVCGKGSKSGKNKAARSGGPSRSLDDHWSCDRCTFFNPGSATTCQMCEHHLPT encoded by the exons ATGGATTCCGATGAAGACATGCACGACGCCAACGGTTCCGAGTCCCTGGAGGATGATTTCTATAGCGAGGATATGGGGATGgagtccgatgatgaagatgccgACTATGATTTCGGCAATGAGGAGACAAATGATGATGCCGAGGACATCACCTTCCATCGCCAGCAG AACTACACCATTTTAAGTGAATCTGATATACATCAGCGCCAAGAGGACGATATAAGTAGGTTATCTACCGTACTTTCTATTTCAAGATTTGCAGCATGCATCCTTCTTCGGCACTACAAGTG GAGTGTCAGTATGGTACACGAGGAATGGTTTGCAGATGAACATGATGTCCGTCAGGTTGTCGGCTTGCTGGAGAACCCAGTTGAAATTCCAAATGTTCGggaa CTGACTTGTGGAATATGTTTTGAAACATATCCTCGCAATATAATGAGTGCTGCTGCTTGTGGTCATCCTTTTTGTGGGGCATGTTGGAGAG GTTATATTGGCACATCAGTAAGTGATGGTCCTGGATGCTTAATGTTGCGATGTCCTGATCCTTCCTGTGGTGCTGCTATTGGTCAGGACATGGTCAATAAGTTAGCTACAGAGGAAGATAAAAAGAAGTATGCACGCTATCTTCTTCGATCATATATTGAAGATAATAGGAAG ACAAAATGGTGCCCTGCTCCGGGCTGTGAGTTTGCAGTGGATTTTGTATTCGGCAGTGGAAGCAATGATGTTTGCTGCAAATGCTCATATAGCTTTTGCTGGCAT TGTACCGAGGAAACTCATCGACCAGTGGACTGTGGTACAGTTGCCAAGTGGATATTAAAAAACAGTGCGGAGtctgaaaatatgaattg GATATTGGCTAATTCCAAACCCTGTCCAAAATGCAAACGGCCAATTGAGAAAAACCAGGGTTGTATGCATATGACATGCACACCTCCATGTAAATTTGAGTTTTGctg GTTATGTCTCGGTGCATGGTCGGAACATGGAGAGAGAACTGGTGGTTTCTATGCTTGTAATCGTTATGAAGTAGCAAAGCAGGAGGGACTA TATGATGAATCTGAAAGGAGGAGAGAAATGGCTAAAAACTCTCTTGAGAGATATACACATTATTATGAACGTTGGGCAACCAATCAATCA TCAAGGCAAAAGGCACTTGCAGATCTGCATAGCATGCAAACTGAAAAG CTTGAGAAGCTGAGTGAGAAACAAAGCCAACCAGGGTCCCAGCTCAAGTTCATAATTGAAGCCTGGTCACAG ATAGTGGAGTGCAGGCGAGTGCTGAAATGGACATATGCTTATGGATACTATCTACCTGAGCATGAGCATGCAAAACGACAATTTTTTGAATATCTGCAAG GTGAAGCTGAGTCTGGTTTAGAACGGCTTCATCAATGTGCAGAGAAGGAACTTCAGATTTACCTAGAAGCAGATTCTCCCATGAAAGAGTTCAGTGATTTTCGTACAAAACTGGCTGGACTAACCAG TGTAACTCGAAATTATTTTGAGAATCTCGTTCGAGCCCTGGAAACTGGCTTGAAGGACGTGGACTCCACCAACAGCCAGGCTGCATGCAGTCAAAGTTCTAACTCGAAGAGTGTGTGCGGCAAGGGTAGCAAGAGTGGAAAGAACAAGGCAGCTCGATCAGGTGGTCCTAGTCGCAGCTTGGATGATCACTGGTCATGCGATCGCTGCACCTTTTTTAACCCTGGGTCTGCCACTACATGCCAGATGTGTGAGCATCACCTACCAACATAA